The following proteins come from a genomic window of Gammaproteobacteria bacterium:
- the rimP gene encoding ribosome maturation factor RimP, whose protein sequence is MQQKPKTLHELIEPVVDSMGYELVGIEYVPSGSHSLLRIYIDKEGGIMLDDCQKVSYQVSGLLDVEEPIQGKFNLEVSSPGLDRPLFKESDFERFAGHRVKIQMHGFIDGQRKFKGVLQGLQEGQVILLDNDGVEFLLPFNDIDKARLVPDV, encoded by the coding sequence ATGCAGCAAAAACCGAAGACTTTGCACGAATTGATTGAACCTGTAGTTGATTCAATGGGTTATGAATTGGTGGGTATTGAGTATGTGCCGAGTGGTTCGCACAGCCTATTGCGTATCTATATAGATAAGGAAGGCGGGATCATGCTGGATGATTGTCAGAAAGTCAGTTATCAGGTGAGTGGTCTGCTGGATGTAGAAGAACCTATTCAGGGTAAATTTAACCTGGAGGTATCCTCTCCTGGGCTCGATCGGCCTTTGTTTAAGGAGAGTGATTTCGAACGCTTTGCTGGCCATCGGGTCAAGATACAGATGCATGGTTTTATTGATGGGCAACGTAAGTTCAAGGGTGTGTTGCAAGGTTTACAGGAAGGGCAGGTTATTCTGCTGGATAATGATGGGGTAGAGTTTCTATTACCCTTTAATGATATCGACAAGGCACGTTTGGTGCCGGACGTTTAA